The genomic window GGTCGGCGACGTCGTCGCGGCGGCCCAGCAGGCGCACCGGCAGCCGCTGTGCCGCGATCCGCGCGGCGAGCCCGGCCTGCAGCGGCCCGTCCCCGGCGACGGCGACCAGGGGCTGCGGGTCCCCGGTCCACGCCGCGGCGGCGTCGAGCAGGACGTCGTAGCCCTTCTGCGGGTGCAGCCGCCCGACGGCGAGCACGAGCGGGCGCCCGTCGGCCAGCCCGAGGTCGGCGCGGACCTCCTCGCGGGACCGGCGCGCCGGGAGCAGCGCGGGGGCCGACACCGGAGCCACCCGCACGTCGCGGGCGCCGAGGCGGCGGGCGTTGGCGGCGAGGTCACCGGAGGCGGCCAGGACGACGTCGGCGGCGCGGACGGTGGCGCGCTCGGCCGAGGCCAGCACCCGGCCCAGCGGCCCGCCGCGCTCGGGCAGCGCGTTGTGCAGGGTCACCACCAGCGGCCGGCGGGCCCCGCTGCGCACCGCCGCGGCCGCGACCAGGCCGGCCCGCAGGCCGTGGGCGTGCACGAGGTCGCTCCCGGCCGCGGCGCGGCGCAGGGCGAGGACCGCGCGGGTGTCGGCGACCGGGTCGAGCCCGGCGGAGATCTCCACGGGGCGGAAGGCGGCGGCTGCGGAGAAGCCGAACAGCGCGTCGGTGGCCGCGGGCCCGCACACGGTGACGTCGGCGCCGGCGTCGGCGAGCGCGGGCAGCACCGAGCGCAGGTGGGTGCCGACGCCACCGGTGCTGGTGGCCAGCACCTCGGCGACCCGGCGGCCGTCGAGCGGTCGCGAGTCAGCCACCGTGCACCTCCGTCCCGCCGGGCGTCCGCAGTGCGCGCACCGCCGCGAGCAGGGGCCGGCGCGCCGTGCCCATCATGACCGCCGCGGCCACCACGGTCACCGCCGCCGCCATGAGCACCCCGGCACCGACGGCGCCGGCCGGCGACGTCCCCGGCACCGGGTCGGCACCGAGCGCGCCGGCCAGCGCGAGGCCGGCGGCCGCGCCCGCGCCGCCGGCGAGCAGGGCGGGCAGCCCGCAGCGTCCCAGCCCGGCGAGCCCGCCGGGCCCGGCCGTCCGCGCGGTCGCGAGCAGCAGGGCGGCGCCGGCGGCGGTGACGCCGATGCTGTGCCCGGCGGCCAGCGCCAGCGCGCGGTCGGCGTCCGGCAGGGCGGCGGAGAGGACCACGTCGGCGGCCACCGCGAGCAACCAGCCGCCGAGCACGCAGGCGGTGGGCGCGCGCCACAGCCCGCGGGCGTACAGCGCCCGGGTGAGCACCGCGACCAGGCCGTAGCCGACCAGGCCGGGGGCGAAGGCCACGACGGTGTCGCGCAGCGCGGCCACCCGGTCGGGGCCGCCGTCGAGGAGGAACACCCGCGCCATCGGGCCGGACACGGCGGCGAGCACCGCCGCGGCGACCGCGCTGGCCACCACGACGAGGGCGGTCACCGG from Geodermatophilus normandii includes these protein-coding regions:
- a CDS encoding glycosyltransferase family 4 protein — translated: MADSRPLDGRRVAEVLATSTGGVGTHLRSVLPALADAGADVTVCGPAATDALFGFSAAAAFRPVEISAGLDPVADTRAVLALRRAAAGSDLVHAHGLRAGLVAAAAVRSGARRPLVVTLHNALPERGGPLGRVLASAERATVRAADVVLAASGDLAANARRLGARDVRVAPVSAPALLPARRSREEVRADLGLADGRPLVLAVGRLHPQKGYDVLLDAAAAWTGDPQPLVAVAGDGPLQAGLAARIAAQRLPVRLLGRRDDVADLLAAADLVVLPSRWEARSLTAQEALRAGTPLVATRTGGLPELLGDGALLVPPGDAAALAGAVRDLLADPARAAALAEAGREQAAGWPDEAATARTLAAVYRELLGPPR